GCGCGGGCTGAGGCGGTGGAGCCGCTCCGCCACGAGTTCCTTGCCGGTGCCGCGTTCGCCGATGACCAGCACCGGCCGATTGAGCGCGGCGGCGCGGCTCGCGCGCTCGACCGAGTCGAGAAAGGCGAGGGATTGGCCGATAAAGGCATTGTCGCGGTCCATACCCGCGAGTTGGCGCAAATCCCCAACTATTGGCAACAGAAATCTGAACAACGTGGCGTTCGAACGCGCAAAAAATGGCGGATTCCAGCCATTTTCCAGAGTTGGCACACCTCCTGCAAAGCTATTGGCGAACCGCCACGCGGCGGCACGCACCATGCTGAGGTTCAGGAGTTCACGATGTTCAAGACCGAGAAAAACCGCAAGCACGCCGCCGCCGCCATCTGCGCCGCGATGTTCGCCAGCACCTGTCTGCTGAGCGCGATCGGCCCTGTGCGTGCCGCCGAAGCCCATCCTGGCGCAGCCGGCCATGTCGTGCTCGCCCGGTCCACCGCCGCCATGCCCTTGGCCTGACGGCACTCCCCGCCGGGGGCGGAAATCCCCTTGCACCGCCCCCGGCACCCCAACCACGCTGCCATCACCGAGACCAGAGCAATAACGTCCAGGAGTTCACCCGATGGGTATCTTTTCCCGCACCCGAGACATCATCGCAGCCAACGTCACCGACCTGCTCGACAAGGCTGAAGACCCCGCCAAGATGATCCGCATGATCATCCTGGAGATGGAGGAAACGCTGGTCGAGGTTCGCGCCTCCGCGGCGCGCACCATCGCCGACCAGAAGGAAATGCGCCGCCACATCAGCAAGCTCGATGCGCTGCAGGAAAGCTGGACCGAGAAGGCCGAACTGGCGCTTTCGAAGGACCGTGAGGACCTCGCCAAGGCGGCACTGATCGAGAAGCAGAAAGCGGCCACGATGGCCGACCAGCTCAAGGCCGAGATCGAGACGCTCGACGAGGCGCTGCGCGCTTCGGAAGAGGATATCGGCAAGCTGCAGAACAAGCTGCGCGAGGCGCGTGCCCGCCAGAACTCGATCGTCACCCGCCTCGAATCGGCGCATAATCGCGCACGGATGCGCGAGATGTATGCCGGCGCCAAGATCGACGAGGCGTTCAGCCGCTTCGACCTGATGGAGCGCCGCGTCGACATGGCCGAGGGCCGCGCCGAAGCCGCCGGCATGGGCGCCGCGCCCAAGTCGCTCGAAGAGGAGATCGCCGAGCTGCGTTCCTCCGAGAAGGTCGAAGCCGAGCTCGCCGCGATGAAGGCCCGCGCAGGCAAGGAAGGCTGATCGATGGAAGACCTCGTTCCCCTGTTCGCGGTCGGCATTCTGTTCCTCGGCCTGCCGTGGGTCATCCTCCACTACATCACCAAGTGGAAGCAGGCCGCGACACTCACGCGCGAGGACGAGAACCTTCTCGACGAACTTCACGACATGGCGCGGCGGCTCGAGGATCGCATGCAGACGATCGAGCGCATCATCGCCGCCGACCACCCCGACTCGAAACCCGGCGCCTGACGGCGCCGGTCATCGCCCGACAGACAGCTTCAGACTCACAGGGAGACTGACATGAGTGCCCGCCGCACCAAATTCTACCTCGACAAGAAGAACGGCAAGTTCATGGGCGTCTGCGCCGGTATCTCGGAATATACCGGCATCGACGTCACCTGGGTCCGCGTCAGCGCGGTGCTCATCACGATCTTCGCCTTTCAGCCGCTGATCATCGTCTATCTCGTGGTGGGCATGGTCGCGAAGCCGGAGCCGCGCGATCTGTATGAAGACGCCGAGGATGCCAAGTTCTGGCAGGGCGTCCGCCAGTCGCCGACACGGTCGACCCGCGATGTCCGTTCGAAGTTCCGCGATATCGATCGCCGCCTTGCCGAAGTCGAACTCTACTATACAAGCCGTAACCGCCGCCTCGCCGACGAAATCGACGCGCTGCGCTGAGCGACCGGCAGTTTTGCGAGAGGAGCCGAACCATGGATAGCACGATGCTCTATGTCGTTCTGATCGTCCTGGTCTCGACCGGAGGCTGGCTGATCAACAACTGGATCCGCGCCAGGCATGGCTACCCGATCGAGAACGAATGGTCGGGAACCACGACGCGCGAGGATCCGGAAGCCGGCCGCAAGCTCGACTTTCTCGCCGCCGACAACGCCCGTCTCCTCGCCAAGGTCAGCCGGCTGGAAGAGCGGATCGCGGTGCTGGAACGCATCGTGACCGATCCGGCCAACCGCACCGCCCAGGAAATCGACGCGCTGCGCTGAAGCGCGCGGCACCCTCTCACGGAGGATTACCGATGTTTCCGTTCGAAGCCTTCATCCCCGTCGCCATCGTCGTCGGCCTTGCCGCGATCTGCGGCTGGGTGCTGGTCACCTGGCTGCGCATCCGCCACGGCTATCCGCTGGACGGCGCCTGGGGACAGGCCGTGTATCCCAGGACGAGTGACGAGGCGATGGAGCGCATCAAGCTGCTCAGCCAGGAAAATGCGCAGCTTCGCGCCGAGCTGGGCTCCATCAAGGACCGCCTCGCCAATGTCGAGCGGATCGTCACCGACGGCGCGCACAGCCTCGACCGCGAGATCGAGATGCTGCGCAAGGCGAACTGAGCCGAGCGCCACATACAGGGAGGAATAACATATGTTCGACAACCCCTTCTCGATGGTCGTCGCGATCGTGCTGATCGTATCCATCGCCGGCGTGATGCGCGCCAGATACAAGGCCGAACGGCAGGAAGCCGAACGCACGCCCGATCCGGAAGCCGGCCGGCTGCGCGACGAGATCAAGGCGCTGAAGGACCGCGTCGCGGTGCTCGAACGCCTCGCCACCGACAGCACAAGCGCACTCGACCGCGAGTTCGAGATGCTGCGCAAGCGCGACAGCTGATCGTCCACCCCAGACCCGGAGCATCGCCATGTACGGCGCCGATCCCACCATCATCTACACGATCGAGATCGCGAGCCTCGCCGCCATCACGATCCTCGCGTTGACCGCGCTCAAGGCGTGGCACGGCTGGCTCGACCTGCGCCGGACGGAACTGGCGCGCGGTCTCGTTGGCCAGCACGATGACGGCGTGCCCGCGATCGGCGCACGGATCGAACTCGCAGACCTCAGGGAACGCATCCGCCGCCTCGAAGCGATCGCCGCCGGCGTCGATCTTTGACCGACGCCGGGGGATGACGGCGGCCACCGCCGCCGCTAAGCCCCGCGGCATGAGCGCCGCCCCCACCCTCTCCGCCATTCTCGACGATTACGACCTGCTCGATGCCGACGATCGCTATCGGCTGCTGATCGATCTTGGTCGCGCACTGGAACCGATGCCCGATCCGCTCAAGACGGACGCGACGCTGGTCAGGGGCTGTTCGGCGGCGGTGTGGGTCTACCCCACCCGCCTGGAGGATGGCCGGCTCCACTTCCTGGC
The window above is part of the Sphingomonas sanxanigenens DSM 19645 = NX02 genome. Proteins encoded here:
- the pspA gene encoding phage shock protein PspA, translating into MGIFSRTRDIIAANVTDLLDKAEDPAKMIRMIILEMEETLVEVRASAARTIADQKEMRRHISKLDALQESWTEKAELALSKDREDLAKAALIEKQKAATMADQLKAEIETLDEALRASEEDIGKLQNKLREARARQNSIVTRLESAHNRARMREMYAGAKIDEAFSRFDLMERRVDMAEGRAEAAGMGAAPKSLEEEIAELRSSEKVEAELAAMKARAGKEG
- a CDS encoding SufE family protein, which encodes MSAAPTLSAILDDYDLLDADDRYRLLIDLGRALEPMPDPLKTDATLVRGCSAAVWVYPTRLEDGRLHFLADSNAAITKGIIALVLLTVQDRSPAEISATDIEGALAPFDLRNQLSSNRTQGIPNMIALIRATAERYA
- the pspC gene encoding envelope stress response membrane protein PspC gives rise to the protein MSARRTKFYLDKKNGKFMGVCAGISEYTGIDVTWVRVSAVLITIFAFQPLIIVYLVVGMVAKPEPRDLYEDAEDAKFWQGVRQSPTRSTRDVRSKFRDIDRRLAEVELYYTSRNRRLADEIDALR
- the pspB gene encoding envelope stress response membrane protein PspB, which encodes MEDLVPLFAVGILFLGLPWVILHYITKWKQAATLTREDENLLDELHDMARRLEDRMQTIERIIAADHPDSKPGA